The Motacilla alba alba isolate MOTALB_02 chromosome 13, Motacilla_alba_V1.0_pri, whole genome shotgun sequence sequence agaaatgggaaaactgGGCCAGGAAAAGAGACACATCCCCCTTATTTGAGACTGACTTTGCTGTAATAGTTAAATTCTGCAGACACATAGTCCACAAGTCCCTGCAAGCTGTAACAGCCCTTGCAGTCAATACCAGGAAACTGAAATACACTGAAAACTATTTAAGGCACTGATCAATTCAGATCAGCCTCCCTCTGTTGAAGTGGGGTTGTTATTTGATTACAGTTATGGTTTTAAACAATTTCTAAGAAGCACAGAGAGCTTGCTCAAATGATACAAAACTGCAGATTTTAAATCTGTTGTCAGCCTATTAAGCAATGCAGATCTATTGCACACACATCACTATCAGCTCAGCTCTTTCTTGTATCAATTTAATTCCTGCTGGTATAAATCCCTGATTTAATTTACTGACTGGGAATTAAATCAGCATGAACTGGTTTCAGTGCATCTGTGCTGGGTATTTGTGATGATCCAGCTagaccattaaaaaaaatgtcacTGCATCAAAAAGCTGCACTGACAGAAACAAATTCTTAGCCATTTAATAATTTTGCACACTAAAGAATGATACATGCAGTGAGTGGGCAGCCCTCTCCCACTTTAttcttttcactgaaattgAACCTTGTCTGCTAATATATTTTACAGTCAGCAGAGTTTTGTACATGTCTTCATAATGCTGGAATTCTGGGAAAATTGACAGGCTGCAACCATCAGGTTGTGACTGGAGTAGACAGTTGGCCAGGGAATGTGTGTACTGGGAGCTGTTCTGAAACCAAACATTTTACATCCAGAAGAGTaccagggagctgctgttttTCCATCCTTAAGTGTAGTGGAGGATTAAAAGCCTTGTCAGGAAAATCAGCTGTTGGAGGTCCTTGTGCTAAGAGCCAGCCCACGGCATCTCACACCCAAAGGGCTCTTTGTGTCCCATCACCCTCCCTGCTGTTGCTGAGGTGCACCACTCTCTCTGGCCAGCTGTTAAGtgtgtttgggatttgttttcatGCACAATATGCTCTGGCAAACTCTAGGTTCATCTGGGAATGGCACAGAGACTGTGTTCTACCTCTCCACTACGGCCAAGGCTGGCAtcacacaggctgtgcagaaTAGCTAAGGGGTCCCTGTgtgtgctccagctgcttctctgacATGAGAGGTTTGCTGAAGCTGGACCTGCAGGTCTTTTTAAATTTGTGCTTTCcaggaagacttttttttttttttttttttttttttttttttttttttttttttttactgggagagctggaaaaagCTCAGATGCCTCTCTTCCACACTGGGTACAGCTGGTATATACCTAGCTCCTCACACCAGGCAAGGCTACTGTGCAGACTTCTCCCCAAGGTAGGAAGCATTCTTTCCAGTCTTCTTGAGGGTTTCCAACAGGGTGTCAACGTTGTGCTCTGAGTCAATGTACACCTTCTTGTTAGGCAGGTCAATATCAAAGTTGACACCTATgaggaaaaacattttgcagaGTTAGAAGCAGCCAAATGGTGTAAGCACAGGGGAAGCTCACCTTCACACATCTGTGCTCCCCAGGGCATCAGTCAAATGGACATTTATCTCCTGCCAGCACACTGATACAACCACCAGCCAGCAAAATCAATCTGCTGTCCTGCCAGCAGTGGTATGAGGAAGTTAAATCTGCTTTAGCTCCACATCAGGCACCACAGTCTCTCAACTGCTTTAATCTGCTCACCCCACCTTGGATCAACACAATCACTCATGCAGGAACCAGGGTAAGCTGAGTTCAAACCAGCCACTAAAAATTCCATCCAGCTCAGTCTGTGCTCTGGTTTAGAGTGAACAGGGTTAGGAAAGGCTCAGGACAAGATGCCTAAACTGGTAGTACCACCTAACAGCTGGAagtaaaagaagggaaaagataTTTTACCATGTGGATTTTCCAGTGCCTAATAAAGGTGAGCCACTGTCATCCCAGTGAGAGGAACTGGACATGCAGTCTCTATCCAGTTATATATTTTCACAAAACCTGTAGGTATATATCAGCTTTGAGAGCTATGCCTCATCATCACATGAGGCTGACACTGGCCAGCCTGTTGAGGAGTGATGGAGGTGTGCTGATAACCACACACAAAATGGAATTGTCACAGCCTGGTAATGGGGTCTGGAAGAAGTTGCAAGGCCTTTGCCTAGGTGGCTGGAAGCTGTTCTCCCTCAGAGGGGAGCAGGTCTTCACAACTGGTGAGTGCAGGCCAGATCCTTCTCTCTTGGAAATGCTAGCAAACAGAAGACATGggttataattttttataatttccagATGGTATTAAAAATAGGCTACACAGACAACCACCaaaggctctgctcagcagctcttccctgtgaCTGCTGATGACACATCTGGGGAAGCACCACAGACAGCCCAGGCCTCCTTGGAAACAAGGCCAGGCAGGACATTcacctcccttccctctggcacTCTGAGCAGGGGTCTGCCAGTGTCCTTCCCAGAGGGCTCAGGGTGAGGCCCTGGTGACTCAGAGCCACCTGCAGCCatggcagctccttcctcccttgACACTTCTCCAAGGGTCACGGACCTGCAAACAACCAGTGACTTGTTACCAGCTAaggagcagcctcagagcagagcaaggaCAAGTCTCCAACTTTCAGCTTTCACCCACAGTGTTATCCTTGAGGATGGAGGACCCCAGGGCActgccccagagctgtcccacagccagcactgactcacctcccagcctgtgcaggaCACGGGTGACTGCATTGGAACAGCCCTCACAGGTCATGTCCACAAAGAACTCGtgtttctggaaagaaaagaggcagTCCAGGGGtcagggagagcccagctggAAATGCACCATGAGCACTCTGCACCTGCCTTTTTCCTTGGGGAGGTCCAAAACCTCCCAAGTGAAAAGGTCCATACACACACCACTAAGGGATCCTCAGCAAAACTGAGAACTCTTGGTACTCCTCCCCACGGTTCCTTGTGCTGTCCCCCACAGCAAAATCCTGAGGGGCCTTTGGAGATCGTGTGGCTATTGAGTCAGCACAAATGGCCATCTCCATGCCTCTGCTGGACTTACTCAGCCTGTCCAGGGGACCCAAGGAGAAGCAAATCTCGCTGTCCTGGCTTAAGTCTGCGAGGTTTTCAGTGCTTCCCCATCCTATTTTTCTTGCGTCTACAAGGCTTCTGGTCCCcaacataataaaaataaaagcaaaacagaaatttaaggACCATTAGTGCTGTTTTTTTCATCCCTCCACTCCTCTGGGGCCCCAGCGATATCTTCACTACTTGTGAGCAACACTGGGTCAACAAAACACTGTTTGCCTGTAACTAACCACTGCCTTCAACCTTTGGCACCAGATGGGTCCtaatttccttctcttgcttgtgctttttactttcatttaaaaagaaaagtaaaactaTTGTGCATTTCTTACCTGCAACCCATATTTCCTTCTATTCAGAaccaccctgagccccctgccaaCTGTGAAGCTAAAACCCTCTTGGGATCTTTCACCCAGGAAGGAGCCTGAGGTGGAGTTTCccattagggtttttttttcagtgtaattgCCATTTTCTTCAGATTAATTTCCCAAAGGCCCTGGGTGCTTCGGGGAAGTGTGCAGGCAGGGGGAAGGAGAGTCCGTCCCATCAATGCTGCCCTTCTGTACCCGAGCCTTGGCGGTTGGGGGTGgcctggggtttgggggagttTGGGACTGGGGGAGCCTTTGGGAGGCTGGGGGACcttggggggctgggggagctgcaggatgtggGGGAACcttggggggctgggggagccttAGAGTtttgaggagctgcaggatctGGGGAAGCTttggagggctgggggagccttAGAGTTTGGGGGAGCTCCAGGATGTGGGGGACCTTGGGGGTTTAGGGGCGTTCGGGACTGGGGGAGCCTTGGAGTttgggggagctgcaggatctGAGGAAGCTctggagggctgggggagccctggggaactAGGGGAGCATCGAGGACAGGGGGAACTctgagggctgggggagcctcGAGGACTGGGAGAGtcggggggtttgggggagccCCAGAGCCTGGAGGAGCCCTGGGGGTCTGGGAGAGCCTCGGGGACTGCAGGAGCCTCGGGGAATGGGAGAGCCCTGGGGGCTGAAGGAGCCCCGGAAGTTCAGGGAACCTCGGGGACTGCGAGGGTcgggggagccccgggccgcTCCCGGGCAGCGCCctccctgccccgccgccccgccacGTCCCCGGCCCCGCAGAGGCCCCGGGGCCCCGCACCCACCGGCATGGCGGAGCCGCGCTCCGGCTCCCGGCTCCCGGCTCCCCGATCGCGGCTGCGGGCGCGGCGCGGAGGAAGGGGCGGGCCGTGCCTCGGGAGGCCTCGGGAGGCGGGGATGCCGCGGAGGGCGAAAGGAGAAGCGGTGGGGAGCGGGTGGATGGTGGCCGGTCCGTGTGGAGCTCCCAATGGGGTGCTCTGCTCGCCTCCAGGCTAGGGATCGGCACGGACGAATGGCTGCGGGAGGGCGGTGGGGAGAGCCGTGAGGATGGGGCCGGGCTGCTAAAGAAAGCTCGTTTGTCTCCGTCCTTTGAGGTTTTGAGATTTATGGGCTTGAGAGAGCTCCGGTAGATTGGATATTGAGGGCGGGAGGTTTGGAGGGAGTCATAATGCAGAGCAAGTTGATAAGAAGGGTCCTGGTCCCTGAAGATATGTCtgtgtctgcttttttttttttttaattattttttcccctcccctggcCGTATGGtcctttgaaggaaaaatgaacCCCTTTCTAAAAAACTTGAGTCAAGGTGGAGGACCCGGGCGCAGCTCAGGTGCTTtcacagggaagctggagaggggacagagcaTCACACCAGGGCTGAGGAGAGCTGGCCGAGCTGTGGCGTGTGTGACACTTCCCGACCACGTGCTGGCTTCCAGCATCCTCCCCTTGAGAaacccagcctgcagcaggcaaTGTAACCAGCGTGTTCCTTGTTTTCTGCCTCGCCAGCTGGGGGCTAGGGCTTTTCTTTTGAGGTGCAcgggatgctgctgctgtaccGATGGTTTTATAAAAGGGGAATTCCCTGCCCCACTattgctctgcagagagatgcCCAAGATGCCCCTGGCAGAGCTTATTCCGGGCGGGCTGTTGTGCTGGGTCACCGGGCTCACATTAAACTTTGTAAAAGTCTGCAGTGCTGATTTATGAACTGGCAGATTGCAGCGTGGCTTAGGCTAAAAATAGCCAGGAGGTATTGGGGAGGATTTTAATGCCGAGGGTGGCCCCATGCCAATCCCGTCTGTATCCCTCGCTGCGAGACATGGCAGGGAGCGGTTTAGGCAGCGCTCAGGGATGTGGCGGTGGGCAGGAAGTCATTTTTATAGGGTGAAATCTATCTCTCAGTCCTTCCTGTCACAGATATGTGTGGGATGGGATGTGACACAAACAAATGGAAAGCTATGGCTGCCTGGAAGCTGCttagctctgcctgctcccattCTCTCCTGCTCGCCGGGGTCCCTGGACCAGCACCTGCTGGTGAGCAAAAGGATCTGAGAGCTTCCAGgcctttctcctcctttgtAGGTGCGTTAGAAAGCGCTCCTGCTTGCATTGGCTTTCCTCTGGGGCAGACAATGCTGAGCCTGCTTTGCTCAGAAGCtgtgagggaaaagcagcagctggatgagcCTCCCGGGATGGGCAGGGGTCACTGACCACCGGTGACCACCAGTGACCACCACCTTCAGCTTGGCGTGAGCGGCCGGGCTGGGTGTGAGGGATGTGCCTTGGGGtgagcagctccttctgcccaCACGCACTGGGGGTTTCTCTCAGATGCGTGGGACAGCTGAGCCTCAAGAGGCCTGTGGAAACATAGCCACAGCGGTCGGCCGCTGCCTGTTCACTGCCGGGAGTGCGCAGCGCTCGGCCGCGGGGGCAGGGCCCTCAGTGCCCCCTCAGTCCCCTCATGGCGCCCGCCGCCATGTTAgcgcctccctccctccagcagggCGCGCTGCGGAGCGCGGGACGCCGCCCCGCGTGGCGGCCGCCTGCCCCTTTAAGAGCCGCGGCGGGGAACTGTCCGTCAGCGCCCACCGCGCCCTCCCATTggccgccgcgccccgcggggCCCGCCCCGTCTATAACGGGGTTTACCAGCACCTTCTCAAGGGCGCTGCAGTGCGGCTCAACCACACTGCGGCGTCCGGCGCGCGCCGCCTTGCGCGCCTGCTGGCGCGGGGAGCGTCGTCCCATTGGCCAAAGCGCAAATCTATCAGCAGTCGCCCGTCGCCCATTGGTTCGTTCATCTGTCAGTCACTCTCACCGCCCCGCGGAGCGCTGCCGCATGGTTggctggctgagctgcccctCAGCTCTCTGCCCGCCTCCTCACCGCTGTGAGCCAACCGGCATCCGAATGAGGGCGTTCGCCGCTCTCTGATTGGCTACGCCGCGCCCGCTGGGATAGGCTGCGCGCCGGATATATGTAGCCGGCGGCAGAGCACGCCGCTGCGTGAGGCGCTTCTCGTCCGCCGGGCCCTGTGGTGAAGCGGCGCCTCCGCTCCCGTCCCGCTCTGCCCGCAGGTGAGGGGGTGGGGGGGCGCGGGGAGACACCGGCGCGGCCGCGCCTTCCCGGGGGGACGGCGGGCCGCACGCACCGCCCCGGCTCCGCGGCGCCCCCGGCTCACAGTAGGCCGCGGGCCGTGCGGGACGGCGCTGCTGGCGCCCCCCTCCCCCTCATGCCGCCCGCTCCCCGCGGCGCTTTGTGGCGGGCGCCGGCGCCCTCCCGCCTGACCCGCGGCCGCGCAGCCCCCGTGGCGTCCGCAGCCTTCGGCCGAGCTCCCGGTGCCGCGGCGGCCTCGGAGCTGCCGGCGGGAGCGGTGCGGGGCAGGGGGGGCGGCGGGGGATCGGCTGCTCGCGGGCCCGCATTGTGCGCGGCCAAGTGTGCGGGGCGAGCTTTGTTCTCGGCTTTGCAGGCTCGGAGGCTTTTTCGCCCTctgcttttgggttttgttttgggcaGGTGGGGCCGGGGAGGAGCCCACCCAAAGCCCGAGGTGTTCCCGGttcacagggagctgcagctgcgGATGgaggggcagtgctggctgctcgCACGGTCCGGACCTGGCTATCAGCTCGAGGTGCTTCCCTTGCTATAACTGCATAGGTGAAGGAAGTTATAATTCGAGCAGGAGAGCATGGATCTTAACCCGGTTTACCGCATGACCTTGGCCGAATCCGAGATTAGGCTAAGATTTAAATGCGAAGTAGTGCTTGTAATGAGACTTTCCAGCATCCTGTAAGGCTTCAGATGTACGTGCTGGAGAAGCCCAGAGAAAACGTTTCGATACATCTTCAGTAGCTGCTAGTATTGATCTGGATGTTCTACCGCATTCCTCATTCTCAGCGGGCTTACCTGGTGACCTTCTGTGTTAAGGCTTGCGTGAATATAATCAGTAGTCTTTAccaaaaaaaggatttttttgttccaCCACCGGGggaaagcagcatttgcagCAAGCCGCCATGTTTCCAGTGTGTGCTATTTTTGGCAAGCCCCTGCTCTCACAGCCAGGAGTGACAGATTTAGGAAATCTGGACACTGCTATCAAGCTTTTGGAAGCTGATGCTTCCAGATGCCATAAATCAAACGTGGGGAGGGgtgtgttggatttttttttttttagctaacaAAGCTTGTTAGATTGATGTCATGAAGGGAAGTGCAGAAGTTGACAGacaaaaactgcatttctgacCTTTCCTGATATTTTTCCCTTCGAccaaattttcacttttattatctgtctgtaaagaaaaagccaaaccatTTTTCTAGATAGCTCTGTGATACTTCCATGGTGCTGATGGGAGTCTGCATCTTCTCATCCTGTGAACTGAACTCACCTTTCTAGGATGTTTCAGTCACCGTATATAATCATGTAAAGTTGTGACTCctagttgtttttttgttttttttttttagtggatgGTATGTATATGTAGCTAATTTGAAGGTTGGCTGGAAGTTTTCACGTGCTTAAAGTCTTACATCCTTATCTTTATGATGGAGATCTCACGGCAGCATCACGTGTTGCAGGGACTGGTTTGCCTGAAAGGCACTACTGAAACCTGCTAGAAACTGTAATCGTGCAAGGTCtgttaggaaaaacaaaaatcaatgttGGAACCTTTGCAAATGTAtataataattttgtaaatataagtatttttaaaaaccttgtGCTTGTATGCCTCAGGAGGTAAAGAGTGCCCCCAGTTCCTGACTGGTGTGGatttgccctttttttcctaGGTTGTGTTCTTTTAAGTGTGGATTCCTTAAGTTGAAGGCATGGAagcataattaaaattaaagtagAAAACCTGGTGGGCAAGACTTAATCAATGTGTGCCAAGCCCACCAGGAACTTGTGTTGGGAATCTTTGCATTTGCAGTCTGAGAAACAACAAAAGCACACCAGAGGATTTGTTTGTGCTGCGATGGCAGGaccactgccctgctgctccctttggtgCTGGCACAACAGCATCAGTAGAGTTCAACACTTCTGATGGAATTTGAACACCTGAATTCTAAACAGAATCTTTATGCACTCAATGAAACGGCAAATTCTTTGTTTCAGAGCTTTATTTTTCACCTTGCAAATTGTAAGGCAAACATACAGAGCAACACTTTATACTGAAAGGGAAATGAAGCAAAAGTGATGCTGTTTTGAGTACATTTGGGTATTTCTGTTCAAGACTGTAGGACCTGATGAGAGAGCCCTCATAAGGTTGGCATAAATGGCCTGTTAGAAACCACTATTCTAGTTTTTAATATTAGCACCTGGGTCTTTTTGCCTGGCAAAGGTAATGACTGAAGAATCAGAGAGGAAATCCGAGCAGAGCAGGACTTCAGCAGGGTGGTGCTAGTTGCTGTGCTGGCTGTAGTCTGCTCTGCTTGGAACAAACTAAACTAAAAGTGATAGTTTGTTCTAGAAGACTGGGTGGTATTTTTCCAGGTGCCTTTACAGAATTTGCAGAGTTGAAGTAGTTATTTGATTTCCTGGGGTACCTGCTAGTAGACCTGATAACCTTAAACTACCTCACTGggtaattaaaaagcaaaacagaagtcTGATCCTCAGGTGCTGTAAAAGAATCCTTAAACTTTGCAGGCAGTGAGTgttgtgctggctgcaggtcCCAGTTTTGCTATATTAAGTCTGGAGCTCTTCCAGGAAGACATGGCTGGTGCAGCGCAGCTTtcagagcaggagcctggctgctgtcagtTATGTAGGAGTGATCTCTGCTCAACCCGATTCCTTGCTAGGCAAACGTGCAGCACTGCACTGCAAAGTGCTGGTGCCCATCTTCCATTTCCATCcgctctgccctgtgctgtttcctggctgctgctgggccggccgtgttttgtttttaatgtaacaGTGCTGGGATGGGTCAGTCCGAGTGCCAGGATACAGCTGATACATCGAGTCTAAGCCTCTCCTGTGACCTAAGTGGCTAGAGGTGAAAGAGTTGATTCTCTTTACAGTTCTCTGTTGCTTGgcatgcagaaaatattttgaatctTAATCTTGGTGATTCTAATCTGAGTGGCTTTAAGCTTGAATTTCGCTGTAGTGTTGGTGTAGCTCAGGATTCTGATCTGCCTCTTCTGACTGCTGATGAgtaacttttgcttttttactttAAGTAGCTGCACTGGAGCCAAATGGAAAATTTGCAGACCTAAGAGAAGATGACTGGACCTGCTGCCAACTTCATGGAGATGTTGGAGCAGCTCTTGGAtgtcaaaacaaaacctgttctAATGGCAAAATCACAGAGTCTAAGTAGCTGCTTTATCACAGAGCAGTCTGGAGAGCAGTATAGGCAGAAAGCTgacttattttatattttaataaaagtaaaCAAACCATTCAGCACTATCCTACTGTCCTTCAGGATGAAATTTGTgtgtttaaaatgtaattttgcaGCAAAACATTGCTTCTAACCGAGGAGTCAGTGATGTTGAAATAAGTTCAGTTAGAAAGGCAAATCCTTCCCCCACATTTGAGAGCCCAGTTAGGATAATCTGATTTTAAGAGTACTAAAAATGTAGGAATATTTCTGGGAATTCTGAAGGCTTTGAGAACTCTGATTTTGAAGAGGAGTTCCTTTTTGACTTCTATCAAATCACAAGGGCCATGTGATTTTCTGTGGTGCTAAATGGAACAGAGCTCTCTTTTTGTGAGTGTTGCTTGTTAGGCTCAGGACAAATCACCTTAGTTTAATGTTACAGCAGGTAACTGCTGGATAGAAGTGATGATTGAATGGTATCAAGTAGAAACTTGGAAGCCAAGTGAGGCAGCtttaaaaaggagggaaaatcccaaacccaccccatATTAAGCTGAGCACCCAGGGAAGGCAAAGTGTTTTGAGGGAGGAATAGAAAAATTCAAACACCTTGTtaagaatttcacagaatcacagaattttaggttggaagagacctttaaaatcatcgagtccaacccatgttctaacacctcaactagatcatggcaccaagtgccacatccagtctttttaaacacatctagggatggtgactccaccacctccctgggcagatgattccagtatttgaccactctttctgtgaaaaacttcctccttaattccagcctggatctcccttggcgcagcttgagactgtgtcctcttcttctgtctgttgttgcccagTATTTCTTACTGTATCACTTAGTTTTAATAGCAAGTTTTCGAGATTCTTCTGGgctagatttttttcccccttctcttgTAAGCAGGACCTGATTTGCTATTTGTCTTTGGAGCTTTATGCTGTTAGCCACAGGAATAGTGTTTGGTATCATTTTCCTTACCCAGATGAGTGCTCATCCCTTACTCTAGGGGTTCGCTGATCTCAGGTACCCTGACTTACACTTCAGGTGATCTTTGTGGTTTTAATCTGCTTTTGAGCTTCATGCCCTGCAAATAACATATCTCCAAAATGATCTTTCTTTTAGATTCTGACTGAAAGCATTAGAAACCttcagtttgtttctttcttgcttGGTAGAGCGGAAAAACACAAGAAGTGCTGaattttgtctgaaaaatgGCAGACTCCATCATATCCATCAACTTGTGGATCACACTTAGGTTTGTTAGCAAAAACACAGGCAGACTTCTACACTGACAGCTCTTCAGCAATTgctggtttgtttatttgtattCTCCCAGTGTTTGAAGGGCTGTGCATTGCTGCTGAGTAAGGCTTCCCATCTGCCACTGGCAAGCAGAGAGGTTTTTGGTACTAGCATGGGCAGTGCTGAATgtaattctgaattattttttaatctcgtgatgaaaacttttttttattgtgcttaaattttgtttgattgggtgattttattaaaaaatagttaaGCTTCTAACTTAATTTTTCTTATCCATGTGTTGGTGTGATACATGGCTTTTCTAGAGAGTCCCTTGTCAGTGTGTCTCAAACTTCAGAAGGGGCTCAGGTATTGCTCTGCCCTTCTGCTGCATCTGGATAATTAAGCACAGAGAAAACTGATTGCCTGGTGTAACACCTCAAGTATCTTATGAATGTAGGCACTGCCTGTCTTTGTAGGTTGTGTGGGTCATACAGTGGAGATGAGTCACAAGTGAAAGGAGAAATAGCTGTGCTAAGTTTGACAGTCTAGATCCACGTTTTATTAGGTGTTTGGAAGATTATTAAAGGCTCCTCTGTCTGCATGATTTGTCTGACACTTCATTCACACTGTTCTGAAGTGCCTGCTTCTGGAAGTTCCTGGTGAATGTATTGATCTTACAGACTCTCAGTGTTTCCTGGAGATGCTAGTAACTTCACAACTTGTCCCAATTTGAtcctcaaatatttatttattgcataaCTTATCCCGTTATTGAGCTTCCATTGACTGTGGCTGCCAGGCATCTTGCCTCCTGTGCAATAGTGCTGACTCAAGGTAACTTCTTCCTGGCTGAGTACTTTGCCTCTGAATCTGTCAGAAGGCAGAAAAGATGAACTGGTTGCAGGTAGGCAGCTGTAGTGGTTTGTGTCTGAAATACAAGCTGTGCTGCTAGGACACTGTCCCAGTGACACTGTCTGCCTCTGCATCCAGTGGGAGGCAAGTAATGAGGcctgttttttaaagcagattagTGTTTTGGGACTTCATTTGCCTGCTTATTTGAGGTGCATTTTCAGCTCTCTGTAATTTCAGCTCAGGTCAACAGCTGCcttgttttgggtttctttgttCCCCTTGGATAGTTAAGGCTTGTATTAAAATAAGGGTATCCCAGTGTATCTGCAGTCTTTGTGTTTTAAACACACATTTACTTAACATCACTCTTCCTACTTGAGAGCAAGCTGGTGTGATGATACAAATCCCCAGCTGAGATGGGCCCTGGAATTTGCCATTGGGTGCAAGTTTAGCTTGTGTTCCATCGTTCACTTTAATGTTTTGTATCATGGTTCACAAGGTACCGGCCTCatggtttttccttttattgcttagtcagcagcagagcagatgttaGTCATGTAAAATGTATGGAGAGTTGGAATTAACtgtatttgttgttttgtaGTTAGACTTTGTCTATATCATGCCTCTTAGAGGCCTACTGGTGTTTTCTTccattactttcattttttttgtcaatAACAGCAGCAGTAACTCTTCTAGAGCTGGTTACTCCATCTAAATAAATGGTTTGTGGCTTTGAGCATGCTTACCTGTTGCTAAGCAACTTGGAGAAATCCCAAATGACACTTAATTATGCAATCCTATTAACTATTGACCAGACCTTTAATTTCCAGCAAAATTGCTGTTTGCCACATTTGTGGTGTGTTGTGCTTGGATACAGACACCTCTTTTCTGTGTAAGCTTCTCCTGCCGTTTCCTCAATTCCAAAAAGCCTTTTTAAGTTAAGGAATTCACTGATACCAAAATGAGGGAGTGGAGTTGTGTGAAAAGTTTGATATTCTATGGCTGTTCTGGCACCCTGTAAACTCCACCAGACTGTAGAGGTGGAAGGAGTGGCGTTCAGATGGTCACCTTAGAGCACTTGAGTAGCCAAAGGAGAAGGGATGAACTGTGTGTAATATTCCACTCAGGGCTAGAATGCATTGTAGGAACTTTGGATTTCTTGAGAAGGTTCCAtgtattaaaatgcaaattaaaaaaaatgtaattaaagatGACAGAGAACAAAGAAACGAGGCTAATGTTGAAAACACACCAGAGCCTGTTGAGATTATGattcaattttaaattatcttcttgTTAgttctagctttttttttccttgacagaAGATGTCTAAAATTGCCACACTCTTTGGGAAGTGAAATTTGGGTTTT is a genomic window containing:
- the ATOX1 gene encoding copper transport protein ATOX1 yields the protein MPKHEFFVDMTCEGCSNAVTRVLHRLGGVNFDIDLPNKKVYIDSEHNVDTLLETLKKTGKNASYLGEKSAQ